From the genome of Candidatus Goldiibacteriota bacterium HGW-Goldbacteria-1, one region includes:
- a CDS encoding rod shape-determining protein RodA: MRKFRGIFKLTEQLRQYTKNMNPVMLGATILLMGIGLLGIYSAEPDAGKVFFSKQSVWYGIGFILMIIIANINYNLVIAAANHLFVIFIFLLILVLIVGHTSLGAQRWLKIAGHGFQPSEFMKLVVAATVVRFLVIKGKEAFSFKNLALVFVIVFIPFFLILKQPDLGSALMLIPMTLAILFLGNIPIKKLSVILIIGVLILPVAYYTLHDYQKQRLHTFVNPHLDPLGSGYNVIQSQIAVGSGEVLGKGWGKGTQSQLNFIPIKHTDFIFAVLAEEFGLWGGLIIIGIYLFLIMEALKIIKLCRFTGGKMLGGALVTMIFAQFFVNVGMNMGIMPVAGITLPLLSYGGTSVIVTMTALGMLQNIYREYIKAEE; encoded by the coding sequence ATGAGAAAGTTCAGGGGAATTTTTAAGCTTACCGAACAGCTGCGTCAGTATACAAAGAATATGAACCCGGTTATGCTGGGTGCCACAATATTGCTTATGGGAATAGGGCTGCTTGGAATATACAGCGCAGAGCCTGATGCAGGGAAAGTGTTTTTTTCAAAACAGTCAGTGTGGTATGGAATTGGTTTTATTCTGATGATAATTATTGCCAATATTAATTATAACCTTGTGATAGCGGCGGCAAATCACCTTTTTGTAATATTTATATTTCTGCTTATTCTTGTTCTTATTGTAGGTCACACTTCCCTTGGAGCGCAGAGATGGCTGAAAATTGCCGGGCACGGGTTTCAGCCCAGTGAATTTATGAAGCTGGTTGTGGCGGCAACGGTCGTCAGGTTTCTTGTAATAAAAGGGAAGGAAGCGTTTTCTTTTAAAAATCTGGCTTTGGTTTTTGTTATTGTTTTCATACCGTTCTTTTTGATATTAAAACAGCCTGACCTTGGAAGCGCGCTTATGCTTATCCCGATGACGCTTGCCATTTTATTCCTTGGCAATATCCCCATAAAAAAACTTTCGGTAATACTTATAATAGGGGTGCTGATACTTCCTGTCGCGTATTACACGCTGCATGATTACCAGAAACAAAGGCTTCACACGTTTGTAAACCCGCACCTTGACCCTTTAGGGTCGGGCTATAATGTAATTCAATCGCAGATTGCCGTTGGTTCAGGTGAGGTGTTGGGAAAGGGCTGGGGTAAAGGGACGCAAAGCCAGCTTAATTTCATACCCATCAAACATACGGATTTTATTTTTGCCGTACTTGCCGAAGAGTTTGGACTTTGGGGAGGGCTGATAATTATAGGGATATATCTGTTTTTAATTATGGAAGCCCTTAAAATTATTAAACTGTGCAGGTTTACGGGAGGTAAAATGCTTGGCGGAGCCCTTGTGACAATGATATTCGCGCAGTTTTTTGTTAATGTCGGGATGAATATGGGAATAATGCCGGTTGCCGGCATAACATTGCCGCTTTTAAGTTACGGCGGGACATCTGTTATTGTGACGATGACAGCCCTGGGTATGCTTCAGAATATATACAGGGAATACATAAAGGCGGAAGAATAA
- a CDS encoding cobalamin-binding protein, which yields MAGMITQQIYETYRGNLISGNRIACSEITADLIKKGITLKELYVDLFQRAMYEVGSLWEENTITPAVEHMATGITEYCMSLSYPLIFGAEHKNKTAVISCLANEFHQIGAKMVADIFEMNGWHGYFLGANTPVENLITLIKDKKPNVLGLSISIYFNMPKLINTVKRIRQEFADLVILAGGQGLKRYAGEFSQYEKIIVIDSISELERYINENN from the coding sequence ATGGCCGGCATGATAACGCAGCAGATATATGAAACTTACAGGGGAAATCTTATTTCCGGAAACCGTATCGCATGCAGCGAAATAACCGCGGATCTTATCAAAAAAGGAATAACCTTAAAAGAATTGTATGTGGATTTATTTCAGAGGGCAATGTATGAAGTCGGCAGCCTTTGGGAAGAAAATACAATCACACCGGCGGTTGAACATATGGCTACCGGAATAACCGAATACTGCATGTCTTTGTCTTATCCGCTGATATTTGGAGCGGAACATAAAAACAAAACTGCTGTTATATCGTGCCTGGCAAATGAGTTTCATCAGATAGGCGCAAAAATGGTGGCTGATATTTTTGAAATGAACGGGTGGCATGGTTATTTCCTTGGGGCAAATACTCCGGTTGAAAATCTTATTACCCTTATAAAAGACAAAAAACCGAATGTTTTAGGTTTGTCTATAAGTATTTATTTTAATATGCCAAAGCTTATAAATACGGTAAAGCGAATACGGCAGGAATTTGCTGACCTTGTTATATTAGCCGGCGGGCAGGGATTAAAGCGTTACGCGGGGGAATTCAGTCAGTACGAAAAGATAATTGTTATAGATTCAATTTCAGAACTTGAAAGGTATATTAATGAAAACAACTAA